TCGTCCATCATCCGGCCGGTGATCTTGGGGAACCAGAAGTAGATCCCTGCGAAGGTGGCGAACACGATCGTGCCGAACAGCACGTAGTGGAAATGGCCGACCACGAAGTAGGTGTCGGTGACGTGGAAGTCGATCGCGGGCGCGGCCAGCAGCACCCCGGAGAGCCCGCCGAACAGGAAGGTCACCATGAACCCGATCGACCACAGCATCGGCGTCTCGAAGGTGAGCTGCCCCTTCCACATGGTGCCGATCCAGTTGAAGAACTTGATCCCGGTGGGCACCGCGATCAGGAAGGAAAGGAAGGAGAAGAACGGCAGCAGCACCGCGCCGGTGGCGAACATGTGGTGCGCCCACACCGAGAACGAAAGCCCTGTGATCGCCACCGTGGCCCAGACCAGCGCCTTGTATCCGAACAGTGGTTTGCGGCTGAACACCGGAACGATCTCGCTGACGATCCCGAAGTACGGTAGCGCCACGATATAGACCTCCGGATGGCCGAAGAACCAGAACAGGTGCTGCCACAGGATCGCGCCCCCGTTGGCGGGGTCGAACACGTGCGCGCCGAGATGCCGGTCGGCGAGCAGGCCGAACAGGGCCGCGGTCAGGATCGGGAAGGCCGCCAGGATCAGCACGCTGGTGAACAGGATGTTCCACACGAAGATCGGCATCCGCCACATGGTCATCCCCGGTCCGCGCAGGCAGACCACCGTGGTGATCATGTTGACCGCGGCGAGGATGGTGCCGAGCCCGGACACGATCAGGCCGGTGATCCACAGGTCGGCACCCACGCCTGGGGAGAACATCTCCCTGGACAGCGGGGTGTAGGCGAACCAGCCGAAGTCGGCCGCCCCGCCGGGAGTGACGAAGCCGCTGATCACGGTCAGCCCGCCGAACAGGAACAGCCAGTAGGAGAACGCGTTCAGCCGCGGGAAGGCGACATCCGGCGAACCGATCTGCAACGGCAGCACGAAGTTGGCGAAGCCGAACACGTTCGGGGTGGCATACAGCAGCAGCATCACCGCGCCGTGCATGGTGAACAGCTGGTTGTACTGCTCCTTGGAAAGGAACTGCATCCCCGGCTGGCCGAGCTCGCCCCGCATCAGCAGGGCGAGCGCGCCGCCCACCATGAAGAAGCCGAACGAGGTGACCAGGTAGAGCACCCCGATCTCCTTGTGGTCGGTGGTGCGTAGCAGCCGCAGCAGGGTCTGCCCGCGCCTGCTGGTGCGGCGTGGTCGCTGCGGCACCGGAGTCGGCCGGATCTGCTCCTGCTGACTGATCGCATCCACCACGGTGGTGCCCCTCCTGCCTCGGCGGCTACCCGGACTGCCGAGCCTGGGTACCCACTGCTCCGCCGGGCTATTCCCGCCTGCCCCGTTTAGTTGTCCGCGGCCCGGGTAGCCGGAGCGGGCGTGGAGATCGCGTCCGGAGGAGGGTGTGATGACGACCCGGTCCGCCTTGGAAGTGTGGCCACGCCTGCTCGCCGGGGTACTCGGCCTCGGCTACCTGACGCTGGGCGTGCTCGGCTACCTGCTGGCCGACGGCAGCGTGCTGGAACGCGCGCCGGGCAACACCGTGTGGGTCTTCGGCGCCAGTGCCGTGCTGAACATCGTGCACCTCGCGGTCGGGGTGCTCGGGCTCGCGGCGGCGGCGAAGGTCACCGGCGCCCAGTTCTACGGCTGGGCGCTGTTCGCAGGCTTCGCCGGGCTCACCGCCTATGGGGTGCTGGTCGCCGCCACCGGGAGCGAGCACGACATCCTGAACCTCAACTGGGAGGTCAACCTGCTGCACGGGGCCACCGCCGTACTCGGTTTCCTGCTGGGTTACCTGCCGTCGGCCCTGGCTACCCGAGGACCTCGAAGGTGAGCTCGTCCGCAGCCTTCCCTCCGGACTCACCGGACTTCTCGCTGCCGCGCACCCGCACCCGGGAGCCGGAGCGCAGGTCGCCCCGCAGCAGCATCCGGGACAGCTCGTTGTCCACCGCGCGCTGGATGGTGCGCTGCAACGGCCGCGCGCCGAACTCCGGCTGGTAACCGGCCTCGCTGAGCCAGCGCACCGCGCTCTGGTCGAACTCCACCTGCACGTCCTGCGCGTGTGCCTTGCGGATGGTGTCGTCCAGCAACAGCTCGGTGATCTGGTTCAGCTGCTCGGTCTCCAGCCTGCGGAAGACGATGATCTCGTCCACCCGGTTCAGGAACTCCGGCCGGAAGGACTCACGCAGCTTGCGCAGCAGCCGCTCACGCAGTGGCCGCTCGGTGTCCTCCTCCCTGGCGGGGACGAAGCCGAGCGCACCCTGGGTGCCGCTGACCACCAGCTCCGAACCGAGGTTGCTGGTCATGATCAGCACGGTGTTGCTGAAGTTCACCGTGCGGCCCCTGCCGTCGGTGAGCCTGCCGTCGTCCAGCACCTGCAGCAGCAGGTTGAACACATCCGGATGCGCCTTCTCGATCTCGTCCAGCAGCACCACGGAGTACGGCTTGCGCCGCACCGCCTCGGTGAGCTGGCCGGCGTCGTCGTAGCCGACATAGCCGGGCGGGGCGCCGATCAGCCTGCTCACGGTGTGCCGCTCGCCGTACTCGCTCATGTCCACCCTGATCATCCGGTCCTCGTGACCGAAAAGGGCCTCGGCCAGCGCCCGGGCCAGCTCGGTCTTGCCGACCCCGGTGGGGCCGAGGAACAGGAAGCTGCCCGATGGCCGGTCCGGTTCGGCGAGCCCGGCCCTGGACCGGCGCACCGCCTCGGCGACCGCGCGCACCGCCTCGTCCTGGCCGACCACCCGGCCGTGCAGGTGTTCCTCCAGGTTCAGCAGCCGCTCACGCTCCTCCTGGGTGAGCTGGCTGACCGGGATGCCGGTGAGCCGGGAGACCACCTCCGCGACGTCCTCCGGGGTGACCTCGGTGGCCGGGGCGCCCCGGCCGTCAGCCCGCTCCCGGTCGGCCCGCTCGCGCAGTTCGGTGAGCTCGTCGCGCAGCGCGGAGGCCCGCTCGTAGTTCTCCTCACTGACGGCGTGGTCCCGGTCCCTGGCCAGCTGCTCGATCCGCGCCTCCAGCTCGCGTAGCCGGGCCGGTTGCCTGCCGGAGCGCACCCGGACCCTGGCGCCGGCCTGGTCGAGCAGGTCGATGGCCTTGTCCGGGAGGAACCGGTCGGTCAGGTAGCGATCGGCGAGGGTGGTCGCCGCCAGCAGCGTCTGCTCCCCGAAGCGGACCTGGTGGTGCGCCTCGTACCGGTCCCGCAGGCCACGCAGGATGGCCAAGGTCTCGTCCACGTCCGTCTCGGGCACCAGCACGGGCTGGAACCGGCGCTCCAGCGCGGGGTCGGACTCCACCCCGGAGCGGTACTCCTCCAGGGTGGTGGCACCGATGACGTGCAGCTCACCGCGAGACAGCGCGGGTTTGAGCATGTTGCCCGCGGTCATCGAGGAAGCGTCGGCCGCGCTGCCGCCCGCGCCGACCACGGTGTGCAGCTCGTCGATGAAGATGATCAGCTCGTCCCGGTGCTCGCGGATCTCGCCGAGCAGTTTGGTCATCCGCTCCTCGAAGTCGCCCCGGTAACGGGTTCCCGCGACCATGGCGGTGAGGTCCAGCTGCATCACCCTGCGGCCGGTGAGGCTGTCCGGTACCTCGCCATCGGCGATCCGCTGCGCCAGCCCCTCGGCGATCGCGGTCTTGCCCACCCCGGCCTCGCCGATCAGCACCGGGTTGTTCTTGGTGCGCCGGGACAGGATCTCCACGGTCTGCTCGATTTCCTCGGCCCTGCCGACAACCGGGTCCAGTTCACCGTCCCGGGCCAGCGCGGTCAGGTCACGACCGTACTGGTCCAGGGTCTCGGTCGCGGAAGGACCGGCCGCGGCACCGCCCCCGGCGAAGCCGCCCTTGGCAGGCTTGCCGCGGCGCATGGCTTCCGGGGTCACCCCGTGCGCACCGAGAATGCGGCCCGCGGAGGCGCTGGGGTTGGCCGTCATCGCCAGCAGCAGGTGTTCCGGCCCGATGTAGGTCGAGCCGAGTCCGCGGGAGACCTGATGGGCATCCAGCAACGTCCGTTTGGCGCCCGGGGTCAGCGTGCCGGGCATCTCGGCCGGATCGCCCGCGGCGGCGGCCTTGTCGATCTCGGTGGCCAGCGCGTCCGGATCGGTACCGGACCGCTCCAGCAGCTCCCTGCTGCCCTGCGCCTTGGTGGCCGCCCACAGCAGGTGCTCGGTGCCCAGCTCCAGACTGCCCCGCTCGCCCGCGTGCCGCGCGGCCTCGGCGACCAGCTCGCGCGCGGGCGCGTTCAGCAGCTGGGTGATGTCCACCGAGTACGGGCGGCGGCCCGGTGCGGCACCACCGAAGAACTGCGCGAGAAACTGCTCGAACGGGCTGCCCCCGGATCCGGGACCAGGGAAGCCGGTCATTCTGCCTCCTCTAACGAAGAAGTCCGGGAATCGCTGGAATCAGGCGGGTTTCAGCGGGTCGTGGCCGAGTGACATCAGCCGGTGCCGCCAGTTCGCCTGGCCCGCGGTGGGTTCCAGGTCCTCCCTGCGCTCGGCGTGTACCCGGTCGACCACCTTGCGCATCACCCGGACGTCCTCGGCGTCCAGATCGACCTTGCGCTTGCGCAGGATCGACAGCACCTGCTGCCCGGTCGGCGTTCCCGCCCGCTCCGGCAGTTCCTCGTCCTCCGGATCGGCCGAGCGGGTACGCAGCCACTCGCCGAGCTCCCGCGAGGTCATGTTCACCACGCGGTGGAACTCGTCCCACAGCTGCGGGTCCACCTGGGTCTCCGATGCCACCAGACCACCCCCTTGCGGTCTCTGCCTTTCGTGCCTGCCCGGCCGTCAGTGCCTGTTTCTAAACTCGCCGGACGCGGTCGGCTCGGCCGGGCTCGGACACGGCCACGATCGTCACCATCGCAAGTCATGCGCCCGGCCTCGCCGCCGCGGGCTCCGCCGCGCGAGTTCCTCCGCTCGCTGTGAGCAGGAAAAGCTCAGTTTCGAAACAGGCCGTCAGTGCCTGGCCTTGCGGCGGCGGATACCCCGCACCACCAGCAGCAACACCAGGGCGCCCGCGAACGCGGGCAGCAGCGGCCGCACCTGCTCGGTGGCCGTGCCGGCCCTCTCCTTCGCGCGGGCCGGCAGGTTCGCCTTCTGCGCCAGCTCGTGCACGGTGTTGCCAAGTTCGGCGCGGGTCAGTTCCAGGTCGGTGCGCGCTTCCCTGGCGTCCTGGGGAAAGTCCGAGCCCCGCTGTCCGTGCTTGCTCATCGGCGAGCCCCTTCCCTTGCGGCCTCGACGTCCTTGCGCATCCCGGCCATCGCCTCCTCGGGCACCGGTGGCGCGGCCCGCTTGAGCAGCGGCGCGCCCGCCGCCGCCAGGATGCCCGCCACCAGCAGCAGTCCGCCGCCGACGATCAGCGCCGCAGCCCACCCCGGCAGTACCAGGGCGAGGGCGAGCACCGCCGCGGCTATCAGCGTGGCCCCGCCGAGGAGCGCGGTGATCCCGGCCGCGCCGGTGAGGCCCGCGCCGGCGCCTGCCCGCTTGCCCTTGCTCTTCAGCTCCGCCGTCGCCAGCCACAGCTCGTCCCGCACCAGCCTGCTCACCTGTTCCGACAGGTCCTGCACGAGCTGGGTGGTGGAACGTTCCTGGCTCCCGGCCTGGTTCGGCGCGGAGACGGACTCACGCACATCGTTGGTCATCGTCACCTGTCACCTCCTGGGTGTCTGGTCCGGGACTACCCACGCCGGGCGGCAGTCAACCGCCCCGCGTGTAGCGGACCCGGACGCGGGGTAGGTAAGCGGTGACGATGACGGTGACAAGGGAGTCAGGATGACAGCGGACGCACACGATCACCCGCGGGCGGAAGGGCCGGCCGTGGTGATCGAGGGACCGGACGGCGGCCCCACGATCCTGGTGCTGGACCCCGGCGGCGCGGCGAAACACGCCGAGCTGCCCGCGACCTGGCGGGAGTTCGCCGAGCGCAGGCAGGTGGCCTGGTGCCGGCTGCCAGCCGACGGCTCGCTCAGCGATGCCGAGGAACTGCTCGCCGACGTCGGCCAGCTCGGTTCCCCTGTGGACCTGGTCACCAGCGGCTCGGCCACAGCCACCGTGCTGGACCTCGCCTGTCGGCACGCCGGGAACGTGCGCGCGCTGCTGCTGGTCGACCCGCCCACCGCCGAGGAGGCCGCGAGCGCGACCAACCCGCAGGCGCGGGCCGTGGCGGTGCGCTACCAGGAACTGGAGCAGGCGGGCGTGGCGGTGGAAACGGTGGCCCGCAGTCCCGGTGGGCCGAGGGACCGGGTGGATCCCCCGCTGCCACTGGGACATCCGGATGTGGCGGATGCGGTGGACCGGGCGGTTTCCGCGCTGGACTGGCGGACCTGACGGCCGGTCCAGCCCGGTCACCAGGCGCCGCGCCCGGTGTTGCGGTTCTCGATGCCGGGACTGACCTTCGGATCGCGGCCGTGCTGCCCGGGCACCGGCGCCACCACCGGATCGGTGGTCGGCGCACCGGGGGTGGCGGCGCGGCTCGCGGTGACCGATTCGCTGAGCTGTTGCTCCCGCATCCTGGTCAACATCGCGATGGCTCCCGCATGCACCAGCCCGAGCACCAGCAGCAGTACCCCGAGCCTGCCCACAACCATTTGCACCGGCGGCCCGCCGAAGATGTCCACAAGGGACAGCAGGGCGAGCAGGCCGAGCGCGACAAGATGGAACAGCACGGTGACCATGCGGATCATCGAGGTGCTCGCGGCCGGATCGTCGTCCGAGCCCGCCAGGTAGCGTCGGCCGCTGCGGTAGATGACCTGACCATCGACCAGCACCATCAGCGCGCCGAACGCGAGAAAGACCAGGTAGGTCGTGGTATCCACGTCGAATCCCCTTTCCGGCCCCTTTTCTCCGGTGAGTTCCGGTGTGTCGGCGCCGTCATGACACCTCTGTCGGTTACCCGGAAGGCGAGCGGGGAAACCGCCTGCCAAGATCGCACGTAGGCTCGGTAAAACGGAATGACCCGCCGGGGAGCGCGAAGGCAGGTGACGGTGACAAGCGACGAGGCGGTACAGGTGGGCACCCCGGCCGCCATGCGCCGGATCAACCAGCGTGCCGTACTCGACCTGCTGCGCCGGGGCGGACCTTCCACCCGTCCGCAGGTGGCAAGGGAGACCGGGCTGTCCAAGCCGACCGTGGGCCAGGCGCTGCTCGGACTGGTCGAGGCGGGCCTGGTGCGCACGACCGGCCGCACCTCCTCCGGGCCGGGGCGTTCCGCCGTGGTGTACGAGGCCGACCCCACCGCGGGCTACGTGCTGGGCATCGACATCGGGCGCAAACGCATCCGGGTGGCCGTGGCCGATCTTGCGGGCGAGGTCGTTGCCAGGGACGAGCAACGCAACACCAGCCGCACCGCGCGCGGCCTCGTGTCGGCGGTCGGCCAGCTGACCGGCAGCACCGTGGCGGAGGCCGGGCTGACCGCACAGGACGTGGTGGTGCGCGTGCTGGGCGGTCCCGGGGTCGCCGATGAGCAGGCCCGCTGCTTCCGGCACGCGGCCAACCTGCCCGCCTTCGAGCAGCCGGGGGTACTGGACGAGCTGGCCGCGGCCGTCGGCCCGGATCTGATCGTGGAGAACGACGCCAACCTCGCCGCGGTCGGTGAGCGGGAGCGCGGCGCAGCCAGGGACGCCGACGTGTTCGCCTGCATCACGGTCGGCACCGGCGTCGGCATGGGGCTGGTGGTGGACGGGCAGCTGTTCCGCGGGGCCAGTGGCGCGGCAGGCGAGATCGGCTACCTGCCCTACGGCCAGCTGGGCGAAACGGGGGCGGGCGCCCCGCCACGCGGGCACCTCGAGGAGGCCACCGGGGCGGAGTCGGTGGTGCATGCCGCCCAGCGCGCCGGACTGACCAGTGCACGTTCGGCACGGCAGGTGTTCCGCCTCGCCCGGCAGGGTGACGAGGCCGCGCTGCGGGCGGTACAGGCGGTGGCGACCAGGCTGGCCTTTGTCGTGGCCTCGGTCGCCGCGGTGGTCGACCCCCGGCTGGTGGTGCTCAGCGGGGGTATCGCCACCAACGCCGACCTGCTGCGGGAGCCGATGGACCGGGCGCTGCGAGCGTTCACCCCGCTGGCGCCGCGGATCGTGCAGGGCGAGCTCGGCGAGGACGCGGTGCTGACCGGCGCGATCGCCACCGGGCTGCGGGCCGGCGAGGGAATGGTGTTCGACCGGCGGCTCAGCGAACCGGCCCAGGGCGCACGGGCACAATCCGGAACCCACTGAGGAGGGGCTGACCCATCGGTACCGCGATCGCATTGTTCACCAGGGACCTGCGGGTGCACGACAACCCGGTGCTGCATGCGGCGGCCGCGGCCGCCGAGACGGTGATCCCGCTGTTCGTGCTGGACGAGACCATCGGCCGCAGCGGCTTCAACCGGCCGAACCGGGCCGCGTTCCTCGCCGACTGCCTGCACGACCTGGACCGTGGCCTGCGCGGCCTCGGCGCGCGGCTGGTGGTGCGCGGCGGGGAGCCCGCCGAGGAGGTGGCCCGGCTCGCCGCGGAACACGATGTGGCCGAGGTGCATGTGGCGGCGGACGTGAGCGGCTACGCCCTGCGCAGGGAACGGGCGCTGCGCGAGCGGCTGGCCTCGGCGCGCAGGCAGCTGCGGGTGCACGAGACGGTGACCACCGTGGTGCCGCCGGGGGCGGTCACGCCGAGCGGTGGCGACCACTTCGCCGTGTTCACCCCGTACCACCGGCACTGGTCCGCCGCGCCGAAACGGCAGGTGCTGGCGCCGCCCGAGCGGCTTCGGCTGCCCAGGGTGCAGGCGGGAAGGCTGCCGTCCGGGGAGGAGATCTGCCCTGGCCCGGCCGCGCCGGACCTGCCGCGTGGCGGGGAGAGCCTGGCCAGGCAGCTGCTGGCCGCCTGGGCGGAGGGTCCCGCGGCGGACTACGCCGACCGGCACGACGACCTCGCCGCGGACGGCACCTCCCGGCTCTCGCCGCACCTGCATTTCGGCACCCTCTCGCCAACCGAGCTGTGCTGGCGGACCTGGCGGCAGTCGCCGGAGTTCGTCCGCCAGGTGGCCTGGCGCGACTTCCACCACCAGGTGCTGGCCGCCCGGCCGCGGTGCGCGGTCGAGGACTACCGCACCAAACACGACCGGTGGCGCGGGGACGCCGGGGAGCTGGCGGCCTGGCGGGAGGGGCGGACCGGCTACCCGATCGTGGACGCGGGCATGCGGCAGCTGCGGCGCGAGGGCTGGATGCACAACCGGGCGCGGATGATCGTGGCCAGCTTCCTCACCAAGACCCTGTACCACGACTGGCGGGAAGGGGCCCGGCACTTCACCGACCTGCTGGTGGACGCCGATGTGGCGAACAACCAGCTGAACTGGCAGTGGGTGGCCGGAACCGGGACCGACAGCAGGCCCAACCGGGTGCTGAACCCGCTGCTGCAGGCCGAGCGCTACGACCCGCGCGGCGAGTACGTGCGGCGCTACCTGCCGGAACTCGCTGACGTGCCGGGACCGCAGGCCCACCGGCCGTGGACCCTGCCCGCGGACCAACGTCGTGCCCTTGACTACCCGGAGCCGATCGTGGACCTGCGTGCGGGCGCGGACCGCTTCCTGACCGCCCGCGGAAAGCGGTGACAGGTTCGGCACGCACAGTTGTGTGATCCAGCCAACAGTCCTACCGTTGAGGGGAGGAGGTCGCCGGAAGGGTTCTTCAGGACCGGCCCAGCGATCGCGGGCCGCTCGCCGGAGGTGGCGAAGTGAAGCCTTGTGTCCTCGTCGCCGGTGTCGGGAACAGCCTGCTCGGCGACGACGGTTTCGGGATGGAAGTGGTCCAGCACCTGGAGGGTGCCTGCCTGCCCGGCTGGGTGCAGATCGCCGACTACGAGATCGGGGGCCGGATCACCTGTGACCTGGTCGGTGGGTACGACACCACGATCCTGATCGACGCGACGCCCCGGGGCGAGCGACCGGGAACCGTGTCCGTGCTGGAGATCGACGCGGGCGCCACCGCCGTGCCCTCCTTCACCGCGGGCCACGGGATGCGGCCGGACGCGGTGTTCCAGTTGCTGGAGCTGCTCGGCTGCGACGCGGGGCGGGTGCTGCTGGTGAGCTGCGAGCCGCTGCGGGTCGACGGTGGAATCGGGCTGAGCCCGCCGGTGCACCAGGCGGTGCGGGTGGCCGTGCGCGTGGTCACCGACCTGGCCTGGGGCGCCAGCCCCCGGCTGGAGCAGGCGGAGACGTGAGAGCTCGCCCCATGCGTGGCAGCGGGCCGCCGACACTACTACCGTTCCGGGCATGATCGGACTGCCCGACGGGATCACCGCCTGCCTTTTCGACCTGGACGGGGTGTTGACCGGAACGGCCGCCCTGCACCGGGAGGCGTGGAAGCGAACCTTCGACACCTTCCTTTCCGAACGCGAGGGTCCCGGGTTCGAACAGTTCACAGCCGAGGACTACGCGAACCACGTTGACGGCAGACCACGCGCCGACGGCGTGCGGGAGTTCCTCACCTCCCGCGGGATCGACCTGCCGGAGGGCGATCCGGACGACTCGCCGAAGGTGAACACGATCAACGGTGTCGGCAACCGGAAGAACGAGCTGCTGCAACGCATCCTCGCCGAGCGCGGGGTCACCCCCTTTCCCGGTTCGGTGCGCTACCTGCGGGCGGCACAGCAGGCCGGGCTGGCCATCGGGGTGGTCACCTCCTCGGCCAACGGCGCCGCCGTGCTGGACGGCGCCGGGCTCACCCCCTTCGTGCGGGCCAGGATCGACGGGCTGGTCATCGCGCGGGAGGGGCTACGCGGCAAGCCGGCGCCGGACTCCTTCCTCGCCGGAGCCACCGAGCTGGGCGTGGCCCCGGAACGCGCCGCCGTGTTCGAGGACTCGCTTTCCGGGGTACAGGCGGGCAAGGCGGGCGGGTTCGGCTACGTGGTCGGGGTCAACCGTGCCCGCCAGGCCGGTCGGCTGCGCGAGTACGGGGCCGACGTCGTGGTGGACGATCTGGCCGACCTGCTGGAGGGAGGCGGATGACCGGCCCGCGGCGGGGCTTCGACTGCGCCCCGTGGGAACTGCGCTGGCGCGGCCTTGACGTGGACGAGCTGCAGCGCACCGAGTCCACCTTCGCGCTGTCCAACGGGCATATCGGCATGCGCGCCACCCTGGAGGAGGGCGAGCCGCGCGGGCTGCCGGGCACCTACCTGAACGGCTTCTACGAGCAGCATGCGCTGCCCTACGCCGAGAGCGGCTACGGCTACCCGGAAGCGGGCCAGACCGTGGTCAACGTGACCGACGGGAAGATCATCCGGCTGCTGGTGCAGGACGAGCCGCTGGACATGCGGTACGGCAGCGCCACCACCCATGAGCGGGTGCTGGACTTCCGGGCAGGCACGCTACGGCGCAGCACGGACTGGATCTCGCCGACCGGCCGCAAGGTGCGGGTGACCACCGAACGGCTGGTGTCCTTCACCCAGCGCGCGGTGGCCGCGATCCGGTACGAGGTCGAGCCGCTGGACGACGACGTGCAGCTGGTGGTCCAGTCCGACCTGCTGGCGAACGAGCCGGTCGACTCCGAGTCGAAGGACCCGCGAGCGGCGGCGGCGCTGAAGTCCCCGCTGAACGCCGAGTTCTCCTGGGCTGAGGACTACCGGGCGGTGCTGGTGCACCGCACCGCGGTGTCCGGCCTGCGGATGGCGGCCGCGATGGACCACGAGATCGAGACTCCTTCCGGCCTGCGCACCCGGATCCGGGTCGAGGACGACCTGGCCCGGCTGACCGCGGCGGTGGACGTGCCGAAGGGGCAGCGGCTGCGGCTCACCAAGTACCTCGGCTACGGCTGGTCGGCCCAGCGCTCGGCGCCCGCGGTGCGCGCGCAGGTGGAGGCGGCGCTGGCCGGGGCGTTGCAGACCGGCTGGGACGGCCTGCTGGCCGAGCAGCGCGAGTTCCTCGACCGGTTCTGGGAAAGCGCCGATGTCGAGATCGAGGGCGACCCGGAACTACAGCAGGCCGTGCGGTTCGCGCTGTTCCACATCCTGCAGGCCGGTGCCCGCGGGGAGAGCAGGGCCATCCCCGGCAAAGGGCTGACCGGGCCGGGCTACGACGGGCACGCCTTCTGGGACACCGAGGCATTCGTGCTGCCCGTGCTCACCTACACCATGCCGGGGGCGGCAAGGGACGCACTGCTCTGGCGACACTCCACAATAGACAAAGCGAAGGCAAGGGCGCAGCAGCTCGGGCTGCGTGGCTCGGCTTTTCCCTGGCGGTCGATCAACGGGGCGGAGTGCTCGGCGTACTGGCCTGCCGGGACGGCTGCCTTCCACGTCGGCGCG
The sequence above is drawn from the Amycolatopsis aidingensis genome and encodes:
- a CDS encoding HAD family hydrolase — protein: MIGLPDGITACLFDLDGVLTGTAALHREAWKRTFDTFLSEREGPGFEQFTAEDYANHVDGRPRADGVREFLTSRGIDLPEGDPDDSPKVNTINGVGNRKNELLQRILAERGVTPFPGSVRYLRAAQQAGLAIGVVTSSANGAAVLDGAGLTPFVRARIDGLVIAREGLRGKPAPDSFLAGATELGVAPERAAVFEDSLSGVQAGKAGGFGYVVGVNRARQAGRLREYGADVVVDDLADLLEGGG
- a CDS encoding glycoside hydrolase family 65 protein; this translates as MTGPRRGFDCAPWELRWRGLDVDELQRTESTFALSNGHIGMRATLEEGEPRGLPGTYLNGFYEQHALPYAESGYGYPEAGQTVVNVTDGKIIRLLVQDEPLDMRYGSATTHERVLDFRAGTLRRSTDWISPTGRKVRVTTERLVSFTQRAVAAIRYEVEPLDDDVQLVVQSDLLANEPVDSESKDPRAAAALKSPLNAEFSWAEDYRAVLVHRTAVSGLRMAAAMDHEIETPSGLRTRIRVEDDLARLTAAVDVPKGQRLRLTKYLGYGWSAQRSAPAVRAQVEAALAGALQTGWDGLLAEQREFLDRFWESADVEIEGDPELQQAVRFALFHILQAGARGESRAIPGKGLTGPGYDGHAFWDTEAFVLPVLTYTMPGAARDALLWRHSTIDKAKARAQQLGLRGSAFPWRSINGAECSAYWPAGTAAFHVGAAIADATVRYLAASGDTEFDRLHGTELLLETARLWASLGHYDQHDGFRIDGVTGPDEYSAVSDNNVYTNLMARRNLREAAAACERNPDVAAMFGVDTTEIEEWRAAADAMAVPYDELLGVHPQSEGFTSHAAWDFASTPAANYPLLLNYPYFDLYRKQVVKQADLVLAMHLCGNEFTAEQKARNFGYYEGLTVRDSSLSAGTQAVLAAEVGHLDLAYDYLGEAALTDLHDLHHNVRNGLHMASLAGAWTAMVAGFGGMRDHGGELRFAPRLPGELDRIAFRMCCRDSRFEVEIRPDEARYRLLSGDPLRLIHHGKPFELGTEVVRLPIPEITAPPRPEQPAGRSPVRRHPEQVRRNLGQQGS